One segment of Theobroma cacao cultivar B97-61/B2 chromosome 9, Criollo_cocoa_genome_V2, whole genome shotgun sequence DNA contains the following:
- the LOC18590998 gene encoding inactive receptor-like serine/threonine-protein kinase At2g40270: MDGRWGFKLFKFRMMLMLVLSLFDQNMSFSSASNSEGLALLRFRERVVIDPFGALWNWKENDGEIDPCSWFGVECSDGKVVILNLKDLCLVGTLGPEVGKLGYLKSIILRNNSFSGTVPEEIWELKELEVLDLGYNNFSGPFPSNFGNNLSLTTLLLDNNEFLGSLAPELNEVKKLSEFQVDENQLTNGATRPSCKNGGFPRNIAQPEDVVHWRRLQQVVDTSNAVKANERDSQLSPSPSIAPNHLSSPSESPFSPSVSPSPSSLSPSLSPLESPFSSPAASPSSIFLPPSPSPALAPTPASQPPVDPPVFISEPPQSHGVPTNFPASTPSQIADESSDIKHHMVLVLVASIGGSVFVLISVLGIVLFRSSKVVTVKPWATGLSGQLQKAFVTGAPKLKRSELEAACEDFSNIIGTFSDGTVYKGTLSSGVEIAVTSTAVASREDWSKNLETQFRKKIDTLSKVNHKNFVNLIGYCEENVPFTRMMVFEYAPNGTLFEHLHIQEAEHLDWGMRLRIAMGVAYCLEHMHQLTPPIAPRNLQSCSVYLTEDYAAKISDFSFMNNATAAKVGSATMELLESPSADADSNVYSFGVILFEMITGRIPYSVDNGSLADWASDYLRRDQPLKEMVDPTLKSFQEDELEKLFEVIKSCVHPDPKERPTMREIAAKLKEITAMGPDGATPKLSPLWWAELEILSTEAS; this comes from the exons ATGGATGGACGGTGGGGATTCAAGCTGTTCAAGTTCAGGATGATGTTAATGCTGGTCTTGTCACTGTTTGATCAGAACATGAGCTTTTCCTCGGCTTCCAACAGTGAAG GTTTGGCTTTGTTGAGGTTCAGAGAGAGAGTGGTGATCGACCCTTTTGGTGCTTTGTGGAACTGGAAGGAAAATGATGGAGAGATTGATCCCTGTTCTTGGTTCGGGGTCGAGTGCTCCGATGGAAAAGTAGTCATTCT AAATTTGAAAGATCTTTGCCTTGTTGGGACCCTGGGACCTGAGGTTGGGAAGCTGGGGTATTTAAAATCTAT CATATTGCGCAACAATTCTTTTTCAGGAACCGTTCCTGAAGAAATCTGGGAATTGAAGGAGCTGGAGGTGTTGGATTTAGGATACAATAACTTTAGTGGACCATTTCCATCTAATTTTGGCAATAATCTTTCCCTCACAACTCT TTTACTCGACAACAATGAGTTTCTTGGCAGCCTAGCACCTGAATTGAATGAGGTTAAGAAGCTTTCCGAATTTCAAGTAGATGAGAATCAGCTGACTAATGGTGCTACTAGACCATCTTGTAAAAATGGAGGTTTTCCTCG GAACATTGCGCAGCCAGAAGATGTAGTTCACTGGAGGCGGCTGCAGCAGGTAGTAGATACCTCAAATGCAGTGAAAGCCAATGAAAGGGATTCCCAACTGTCACCATCACCTTCAATTGCACCTAATCATCTGTCTTCACCATCAGAATCCCCATTTTCACCTTCAGTGTCACCTTCACCATCATCCTTGTCACCATCTCTATCTCCATTGGAGTCGCCATTTTCGTCTCCAGCAGCGTCCCCCTCTAGTATCTTTTTGCCACCTTCACCTTCACCTGCACTAGCACCGACTCCAGCTTCACAACCTCCTGTTGATCCACCAGTATTTATCTCTGAACCACCACAATCACATGGTGTCCCTACCAATTTCCCTGCTTCAACTCCAAGCCAAATAGCAGATGAGAGTTCTGACATAAAGCATCATATGGTTCTAGTTTTGGTTGCAAGTATTGGGGGTTCtgtgtttgttttgatttcaGTCCTAGGCATTGTCCTCTTCCGAAGTAGCAAGGTAGTTACCGTAAAACCTTGGGCCACTGGATTAAGTGGGCAGCTGCAGAAGGCATTTGTAACAG GTGCACCAAAGCTCAAGCGATCAGAACTTGAAGCAGCCTGTGAAGATTTCAGCAACATAATTGGCACTTTTTCGGATGGCACAGTCTATAAGGGAACTCTATCAAGTGGGGTTGAAATAGCCGTGACATCAACTGCAGTTGCATCTCGTGAAGATTGGTCAAAGAATTTAGAAACACAATTTAGAAAGAAG ATAGACACATTGTCTAAAGTGAACCACAAGAATTTTGTGAACCTCATCGGCTATTGCGAAGAAAATGTGCCTTTCACAAGAATGATGGTTTTTGAGTATGCTCCTAATGGAACACTCTTTGAGCATCTACATA TACAAGAAGCCGAGCACTTGGACTGGGGAATGCGATTGAGAATAGCCATGGGAGTAGCATACTGCCTTGAGCACATGCATCAGCTAACTCCACCTATAGCCCCTAGAAACCTGCAGTCTTGCTCTGTCTATCTGACTGAAGACTATGCTGCCAAAATATCTGATTTCAGCTTCATGAATAATGCTACCGCAGCCAAGGTGGGATCAGCTACCATGGAGCTCTTAGAATCCCCATCAGCAGATGCAGACAGCAACGTTTACAGCTTCGGtgtaatattgtttgaaatgaTAACTGGTAGGATCCCATATTCGGTTGACAATGGCTCTCTTGCAGACTGGGCCTCCGACTATTTGAGAAGGGACCAACCCTTGAAAGAAATGGTGGATCCAACTCTTAAATCTTTCCAAGAAGATGAGCTAGAGAAACTTTTTGAAGTGATTAAAAGTTGTGTTCATCCTGATCCTAAAGAGAGACCAACAATGAGAGAAATCGCAGCTAAGTTGAAAGAGATCACAGCAATGGGACCTGATGGAGCAACTCCAAAACTATCTCCCCTTTGGTGGGCCGAGCTTGAAATCCTGTCTACAGAAGCAAGTTGA
- the LOC18591000 gene encoding nodulation-signaling pathway 2 protein, with protein MTPILFAIEMMEMEFNPWWPIYNPIDSQLEEVALCLAEMDAQVSSFEFSTSSVSIEDFSDVSSSSALLSSTLYGSQTHGYPFSGNHLLGILPREQCLPSVDEGDAPSNDQFLLDGGENFSEWMASDSSISSQQIFTEDVGSQNLSPLSREVSVDVPSIQASLVLPAEYVEVDDQLVILHLLKAYGDAMGSEQMELAEEIIRRLKDKASPTGNSLERLAFYLAVALDKQADYLGQESSKNYEAAFMAFYQIFPYGRFAHFTANSAILEAIPADATAVHIVDFEIGNGIQWPPLIEGLGRKGLRMLRLTSIKWGEEDGSCNPTTFEETKKQLWRHAMNFGLRLEVEEMDIEGLVSEIKKARVRGRKSEWLAFNCMVGLPHMGKGRSVEHVEHFLKTAKALISNEGVIAFGNGIGAEKWIEYRSFSSFFEGQMVYCHALLESMEQFQLLEARIAMECLFVVPHLSSLSNAQQWEETVRECGSLSELGFQPQRLSRENYLEARELVSEGESSYWVRTDGEDNNQMVLGYMGAPLVRVSSWR; from the coding sequence ATGACACCAATCTTATTTGCCATTGAAATGATGGAAATGGAGTTCAACCCTTGGTGGCCAATTTACAACCCCATAGACTCACAACTTGAGGAAGTAGCACTTTGTTTAGCAGAAATGGATGCCCAAGTGAGCAGTTTTGAGTTTTCCACTTCATCAGTATCCATTGAAGATTTCTCTGacgtttcttcttcttctgcaCTGTTATCTTCAACTCTCTATGGCAGTCAAACACATGGTTACcccttttcaggaaatcatttGCTTGGCATCTTACCAAGGGAACAGTGTTTACCAAGTGTGGATGAAGGTGATGCTCCCTCAAATGACCAGTTTTTGCTTGATGGTGGCGAAAACTTCTCTGAATGGATGGCTAGTGACAGCAGTATCTCTTCACAACAGATTTTCACTGAAGATGTCGGCAGCCAGAATCTCTCACCACTATCACGTGAAGTTTCTGTGGATGTCCCATCAATCCAAGCATCATTGGTTTTGCCTGCCGAATATGTGGAAGTAGATGACCAATTGGTCATTCTTCATCTACTCAAAGCGTATGGGGACGCCATGGGGAGCGAACAAATGGAGCTAGCAGAAGAAATTATCAGGCGACTAAAAGATAAGGCGTCTCCAACTGGCAACAGCCTTGAACGCCTTGCGTTTTATTTGGCCGTAGCATTGGACAAGCAAGCTGACTACCTAGGGCAGGAATCAAGCAAAAATTATGAGGCAGCCTTCATGGCCTTCTATCAGATCTTCCCCTATGGTAGGTTTGCTCATTTCACTGCCAATTCAGCCATACTAGAAGCCATCCCTGCTGATGCTACTGCAGTACATATTGTGGATTTCGAAATTGGCAATGGCATACAATGGCCCCCTTTGATTGAGGGTCTTGGAAGGAAAGGGTTGAGAATGTTGCGGCTGACCTCAATAAAATGGGGGGAAGAGGATGGGAGTTGCAATCCTACAACTTTTGAGGAGACAAAGAAGCAGCTATGGAGACATGCAATGAATTTCGGTCTTAGATTGGAGGTGGAGGAGATGGACATAGAAGGCTTAGTGAGCGAGATTAAAAAGGCGAGGGTAAGGGGAAGGAAAAGTGAGTGGTTAGCATTCAATTGCATGGTAGGACTCCCTCACATGGGAAAAGGGAGGAGTGTGGAGCATGTCGAGCACTTTCTTAAGACAGCGAAGGCATTGATCAGCAACGAAGGTGTCATTGCTTTTGGTAATGGAATTGGTGCTGAAAAATGGATTGAGTATAGAAGTTTCAGTTCTTTCTTTGAAGGGCAGATGGTCTACTGCCATGCCTTGCTCGAGTCAATGGAACAATTTCAGCTTCTAGAGGCAAGAATAGCTATGGAATGCTTGTTTGTGGTACcccatctttcttctctttctaaCGCTCAGCAGTGGGAAGAAACTGTCAGGGAGTGTGGTTCTCTCTCAGAACTAGGCTTCCAGCCTCAGAGGTTGAGCAGGGAGAACTATCTGGAGGCCAGGGAGCTGGTGAGCGAAGGGGAGAGTTCATATTGGGTCAGAACGGATGGAGAGGATAACAATCAAATGGTCCTGGGTTACATGGGAGCTCCCCTGGTGAGAGTATCTAGCTGGAGATAG
- the LOC18591003 gene encoding LRR repeats and ubiquitin-like domain-containing protein At2g30105 yields MSKGEGENCGNINITVKFSGRSIPISIAKDSTIKDLKSHLQSLTNVLPRGQKLIFKGKLLVDAMTLKESEVMNGAKLMLMASQGLHQGGGPLLKEAQTRPISRRSEDEYKKSDARSEVFMDKNRLERWKATGVVALAECNLKAIPDEVWACGSSARVLDVNNNCIQDVPEKISCLNSIQKLLLNANGISDEAIHWEGLTSLKYLTVLSISHNHLTNLPSSLGFLTSLRQLHVTNNKLTSLPNEISILAQLEVLKANNNRITTIPARIGECNSLIEVDLSANLLSELPETLGNLHNLKALYLSNNGLKRLPSTLFKECLQLATLDLHNTEITMDVLRQFEGWEEFDERRRSKHQKQLDFRVVSSAAFDEGADKN; encoded by the exons ATGAGCAAAGGGGAAGGAGAAAACTGCGGTAATATTAACATAACAGTGAAGTTCAGTGGAAGATCGATACCGATATCGATAGCGAAGGATTCGACGATCAAAGACCTTAAATCTCATCTCCAGTCTCTCACCAATGTTCTTCCTCGTGGACAAAAGCTCATCTTCAAAG GGAAGCTTTTGGTGGATGCAATGACATTGAAGGAATCGGAAGTCATGAATGGAGCTAAGCTGATGCTCATGGCTTCCCAGGGTTTGCACCAAGGG GGCGGTCCTCTACTAAAAGAAGCTCAAACTCGGCCTATTTCAAGGAGGAGTGAGGATGAGTACAAAAAATCTGATGCAAGGTCTGAAGTTTTTATGGATAAGAATCGTTTGGAACGATGGAAAGCTACCGGAGTGGTAGCATTAGCCGAATGCAATTTGAAG GCCATACCTGATGAAGTATGGGCTTGTGGATCTTCTGCAAGAGTCCTGGATGTCAATAACAACTGTATCCAAGATGTGCCCGAAAAGATCAGCTGTTTGAATTCCATTCAG AAACTTCTCCTCAATGCAAATGGTATTTCTGATGAAGCCATTCACTGGGAAGGACTAACATCTCTGAAGTATCTAACAGTTTTATCCATCAGTCATAACCA TTTGACCAATCTACCTTCTTCACTTGGCTTTCTAACTTCTCTGAGGCAACTTCATGTCACCAATAATAAGTTGACTAGCCTTCCAAATGAAATAAGCATTCTGGCTCAGCTTGAAGTTTTGAAGGCcaataataatag gaTAACCACTATTCCTGCACGAATTGGAGAATGTAATTCTCTTATTGAG GTTGATCTTTCAGCAAATCTTCTGTCAGAGCTCCCAGAGACATTGGGCAACTTGCATAACCTGAAG GCCTTGTATCTCAGTAACAATGGGCTAAAACGCCTTCCTTCTACATTGTTCAAGGAGTGTCTCCAGCTAGCAACACTGGATCTCCATAACACAGAAATCACAATGGATGTCCTTCGGCAG TTTGAAGGGTGGGAAGAGTTTGATGAACGCCGGCGCTCAAAGCATCAGAAGCAGCTGGATTTTCGAGTCGTAAGCTCTGCTGCATTCGATGAAGGTGCTGATAAAAACTAG
- the LOC18591004 gene encoding ubiquitin-activating enzyme E1 1, with translation MFKLGLGLGFIVSVPIFVAYFYCAFLPLSHNCLLILYSYVALTVISMGFCGIFGSLRLYMLPRKRAADDGEVVIETDTETTTTNNNNNNNNNNAAASSFKKHRLDNCIIAADAATESTAKNGDNGARIGGNSDQTNSRVVESSPSIMALGDANHTEIDEDLHSRQLAVYGRETMRRLFASNILVSGMQGLGAEIAKNLILAGVKSVTLHDEGLVDLWDLSSNFVFSESDVGKNRAFASVQKLQELNNAVIISTLTTKLTKEKLSDFQAVVFTDISFEKAIEFNDYCHNHQPPISFIKAEVRGLFGSIFCDFGPEFTVIDVDGEDPHTGIIASISNDNPALVSCVDDERLEFQDGDLVVFSEVHGMTELNDGKPRKIKSARPYSFTLEEDTSNFGMYIKGGIVTQVKQPKVLNFKPFREALKDPGDFLLSDFSKFDRPPLLHLAFQALDKFVSDLGRFPVAGSEEDANKLISIAGNINESLGDGRVEDINLKLLRHFAFGSRAVLNPMAAMFGGIVGQEVVKACSGKFHPLFQFFYFDSVESLPTEPLDPSDFRPLNSRYDAQISVFGSKLQEKLEDAKVFIVGSGALGCEFLKNIALMGVSCGEQGKLTITDDDVIEKSNLSRQFLFRDWNIRQAKSTVAASAAASINPRLNIEALQNRVGPETENVFDDTFWENLTVVVNALDNVNARLYVDQRCLYFQKPLLESGTLGAKCNTQMVIPHLTENYGASRDPPEKQAPMCTVHSFPHNIDHCLTWARSEFEGLLEKTPAEVNAFLSSPVEYKTAQRNAGDAQARDNLERVLECLEKEKCETFQDCITWARLRFEDYFVNRVKQLIYTFPEDAATSTGAPFWSAPKRFPRPLQFSAADPSHLQFVMAASILRAETFGIPIPDFVKHPKMLAEAVEKVIVPDFEPLKDAKIVTDEKATTLSTASVDDAAVINELIFKLELCMENLPQGFKMKPIQFEKDDDTNYHMDFIAGLANMRARNYSIPEVDKLKAKFIAGRIIPAIATSTAMATGLVCLELYKALDGGHKLEDYRNTFANLALPLFSMAEPVPPKVIKHGDMSWTVWDRWILRDNPTLRELIKWLKDKGLNAYSISYGSCLLYNSMFPRHRERMDKKVVDLAREVAKAELPPNRRHLDVVVACEDDEDNDIDIPQISIYFS, from the exons ATGTTCAAGTTGGGTTTAGGGTTGGGGTTTATAGTTTCTGTTCCGATCTTTGTCGCGTATTTCTACTGCGCCTTTCTTCCTCTCAGCCATAACTGcttgttaattttatattcatatgtgGCACTGACCGTAATTTCTATGGGGTTTTGTGGCATTTTCGGCAGTTTACGACTCTATATGCTTCCTAGAAAGCGAGCTGCTGATGATGGAGAAGTAGTTATAGAAACTGACACCGAAACCACCACCAcgaacaacaacaacaacaacaacaacaataacGCAGCTGCATCATCCTTCAAGAAGCACCGCCTTGATAACTGCATCATTGCCGCCGACGCCGCCACTGAATCGACGGCTAAGAACGGTGATAACGGTGCGAGAATCGGAGGCAACAGCGACCAGACTAACAGTAGAGTAGTTGAATCTTCACCATCGATCATGGCCCTTGGCGATGCGAATCACACTGAAATCGATGAGGATCTCCACAGTCGGCAGCTGGCCGTCTATGGCCGTGAGACTATGAGGCGGCTTTTCGCATCAAATATTCTTGTTTCAGGGATGCAGGGTCTTGGAGCTGAGATTG CCAAGAACCTCATTCTTGCTGGTGTCAAGTCTGTGACCTTGCATGATGAAGGGTTGGTGGATTTGTGGGATTTGTCCAGTAACTTTGTGTTTTCAGAAAGTGATGTTGGTAAAAACAGGGCTTTTGCCTCTGTTCAGAAGTTACAAGAGCTTAACAATGCTGTGATCATTTCCACGTTAACAACAAAATTAACCAAGGAAAAGCTTTCTGACTTCCAg GCTGTTGTATTTACTGATATCAGTTTTGAGAAAGCCATTGAGTTTAATGATTACTGTCATAATCATCAGCCTCCCATCTCTTTCATCAAGGCTGAAGTTAGAGGTCTTTTTGGTTctatattttgtgattttGGGCCTGAGTTCACTGTGATTGATGTTGATGGAGAGGATCCTCACACAGGTATAATTGCGTCCATTAGCAATGACAATCCTGCACTTGTATCATGTGTTGATGATGAGAGGCTTGAGTTTCAAGATGGGGATCTTGTTGTCTTCTCAGAAGTTCATGGAATGACAGAACTTAATGATGGAAAACCAAGGAAGATTAAGAGCGCAAGGCCATATTCATTTACTCTTGAGGAGGATACTTCCAATTTTGGTATGTATATAAAAGGTGGTATTGTTACACAGGTGAAACAGCCCAAGGTGTTAAATTTTAAACCATTTAGAGAGGCTCTCAAAGACCCTGGTGATTTTCTGCTGAGTGATTTCTCAAAGTTTGACCGTCCACCTCTGTTACACTTAGCATTCCAAGCACTGGATAAGTTTGTCTCTGATTTGGGACGCTTTCCAGTTGCTGGTTCAGAAGAAGACGCCAATAAGCTAATTTCTATTGCTGGTAACATTAATGAGAGCTTGGGAGATGGAAGGGTGGAAGATATCAACCTGAAACTTTTGCGACACTTTGCCTTTGGCTCCAGAGCAGTACTGAATCCAATGGCTGCCATGTTTGGTGGAATTGTGGGACAAGAGGTTGTCAAAGCATGCTCAGGAAAGTTTCATCCCCTTTTTCAG ttcttttattttgactcAGTGGAGTCACTTCCTACAGAGCCTCTGGACCCTAGTGATTTCAGACCATTAAATAGCCGTTATGATGCACAAATTTCAGTGTTTGGGTCCAAGCTCCAAGAGAAACTGGAGGATGCAAAAGTATTCATTGTGGGATCTGGTGCTCTAGGTTGTGAGTTCCTAAAAAATATTGCTCTAATGGGAGTTTCATGTGGTGAACAAGGAAAGCTTACCATCACTGATGATGATGTAATTGAAAAGAGCAACCTCAGCAGGCAGTTTCTCTTCCGGGATTGGAATATTAGGCAGGCTAAATCCACAGTTGCTGCATCTGCTGCTGCATCAATAAATCCTCGTTTAAATATTGAAGCTTTACAAAACCGTGTGGGTCCTGAAACTGAAAATGTGTTTGATGACACCTTCTGGGAGAATTTAACCGTGGTTGTTAATGCATTGGATAATGTCAATGCCAGGCTCTATGTTGATCAGAGGTGCTTATATTTCCAGAAACCACTTCTTGAGTCTGGAACTCTAGGTGCTAAATGCAATACTCAGATGGTCATTCCTCACCTAACTGAAAACTATGGTGCTTCAAGAGACCCACCTGAGAAGCAAGCTCCCATGTGTACTGTGCATTCATTCCCTCACAATATTGACCATTGTTTGACATGGGCTCGCTCTGAGTTTGAGGGTCTACTTGAGAAAACTCCTGCTGAAGTGAATGCTTTTCTGTCCAGCCCAGTTGAGTATAAAACTGCACAAAGGAATGCTGGTGATGCTCAGGCTAGAGATAATTTAGAACGTGTTCTTGAATGCcttgagaaagaaaagtgTGAGACATTCCAGGATTGTATCACTTGGGCTCGTCTAAG ATTTGAAGACTATTTTGTTAACCGTGTAAAGCAGCTGATTTATACATTTCCAGAAGATGCTGCAACCAGTACTGGGGCTCCCTTCTGGTCTGCCCCAAAACGATTCCCTCGGCCTCTTCAGTTCTCAGCAGCTGATCCAAGTCACCTGCAGTTTGTTATGGCTGCTTCTATCCTGCGAGCTGAAACATTTGGCATTCCCATTCCTGATTTTGTTAAGCATCCAAAGATGTTGGCTGAGGCTGTTGAGAAAGTGATAGTCCCAGATTTCGAGCCACTGAAAGATGCGAAAATTGTAACAGATGAGAAGGCTACTACTCTCTCTACTGCATCTGTGGATGACGCAGCAGTTATCaatgaactcattttcaagtTAGAGCTTTGCATGGAAAATTTACCACAAGGGTTCAAGATGAAACCTATTCAGTTTGAAAAG GATGATGATACAAACTACCACATGGATTTTATAGCTGGGCTTGCAAACATGAGGGCCAGGAACTACAGCATTCCCGAGGTGGACAAGCTCAAGGCTAAGTTTATTGCTGGAAGAATCATCCCTGCAATTGCTACGTCCACAGCTATGGCCACAGGTCTTGTCTGCCTGGAGCTTTACAAGGCTCTGGATGGAGGCCACAAACTGGAGGACTACCGTAACACATTTGCAAACCTTGCACTGCCTCTGTTCTCTATGGCTGAGCCAGTCCCACCAAAGGTCATCAAACACGGTGACATGAGCTGGACTGTTTGGGACAGGTGGATCCTGAGAGACAACCCAACTCTGAGGGAACTCATCAAGTGGCTTAAGGATAAGGGGTTGAATGCCTACAGCATATCCTATGGAAGTTGCTTGCTGTATAATAGCATGTTCCCTCGGCACAGAGAGCGGATGGACAAGAAGGTGGTAGATCTAGCCCGGGAAGTGGCAAAAGCCGAATTGCCTCCAAATCGAAGGCACCTGGACGTTGTCGTGGCCTGCGAGGATGATGAGGACAATGATATTGACATCCCTCAGATTTCTATCTACTTTAGCTAG
- the LOC18591001 gene encoding uncharacterized protein At5g39865 produces the protein MWRPWGNKKSPVRIHDTSSPFSCSSFKDIQHLCTEESSLSSATKRTANVFHRVRIANSLLRAWAPDRAGTRPDSCGKIPDSVTDRSISIPGADKRIVVYFTSLRVVRSTFEDCKTVRSILRGFRVSIDERDLSMDSGFLNELQGILGQSKLTLPRVFIGGRYMGGAEEIRQLHEAGELKKFVEGLPAAEPGTCDVCGGYRFVLCHECDGSRKLYTEKSGFKNCTACNENGLVRCPSCSCAPL, from the coding sequence ATGTGGCGGCCGTGGGGTAACAAAAAATCGCCGGTGCGGATTCATGACACTTCGTCTCCCTTCTCCTGCTCTTCCTTCAAAGACATCCAGCACCTTTGCACGGAGGaatcttctctctcttccgCCACCAAGAGAACCGCCAATGTTTTTCACCGTGTGCGAATCGCCAACTCCCTCCTCCGCGCTTGGGCCCCCGACCGCGCCGGGACAAGGCCCGACTCCTGTGGGAAAATCCCGGATTCCGTTACGGATCGTTCCATTTCTATCCCGGGCGCCGACAAGCGCATTGTGGTTTACTTCACGAGCCTCCGAGTGGTTCGGTCGACATTCGAGGATTGCAAGACCGTCCGATCGATCCTCCGAGGATTCCGAGTCTCGATCGACGAACGAGATCTGTCGATGGACTCCGGGTTCTTAAACGAGTTGCAAGGGATCCTCGGTCAAAGTAAGTTGACTTTGCCGCGGGTTTTCATTGGCGGGAGATACATGGGAGGTGCAGAGGAGATCAGACAGCTACACGAGGCAGGCGAGCTCAAGAAGTTCGTGGAAGGATTGCCTGCAGCTGAACCCGGCACCTGCGACGTCTGCGGAGGTTATAGGTTCGTTCTGTGCCACGAATGCGACGGTAGCCGTAAACTGTACACTGAAAAATCTGGGTTCAAGAACTGTACGGCCTGCAACGAAAATGGCCTAGTCAGGTGCCCTTCTTGCTCTTGTGCACCCCTCTGA